Proteins from one Triticum aestivum cultivar Chinese Spring chromosome 7A, IWGSC CS RefSeq v2.1, whole genome shotgun sequence genomic window:
- the LOC123147331 gene encoding aspartyl protease family protein At5g10770-like produces the protein MASAGRSLLYGLLVLVLALLCGGALAAPPKRYLSVSLDQVVASKARAQCYDPSSFSGETSGNKFAIHPSCSTAEQAGRNRDIANHDRARLSTIRQRSYPSAMPPMAMPPIPPFIFPPSPTPGSAPAKGMPPMLPVIAFPPMFFPPNPAPSEGMPPVPAVAFPPIYFPPAPAPAEGPSVTIPDVPGTSGYNITEFIVIVGFGTPPQPSALLFDTGSDLSWVQCQPCAAGHCYQQRDPLFDPTKSSTYEVETLTFSSSRTFSSFPFGCGTTNLGDFGSVDGLLGLGRGQLSLASQTASSYDGTFSYCLPSHNMSRPGFLSIGAAPDTGKVQYTAMIKKPEYPSFYFVELASINIGGYVLPVPPSVFTSKGTLLDSGTTLTYIPSKAYALLRDRFKFTMKGNKPAPPFEELDTCYDFSGQSAIVIPGVSFNFSDGAVFDLDFYGIMMFPDEVAQPAYGCLAFAAGDDDSFSIIGNTQQRSAEVIYDVAAEKIGFVPFSC, from the exons ATGGCGTCCGCCGGACGGTCGCTCCTCTACGgcctgctggtgctggtgctggccCTCCTCTGCGGCGGCGCTCTGGCGGCTCCGCCGAAGCGCTACCTCTCCGTCAGCCTCGACCAGGTGGTCGCCTCCAAGGCTCGAGCCCAGTGCTATGATCCCTCCTCGTTTTCAG GCGAGACTTCTGGCAACAAGTTCGCCATCCATCCATCTTGCAGCACGGCCGAGCAGGCGGGACGCAATCGCGACATCGCCAACCACGACAGAGCCCGACTGAGCACCATCCGCCAAAGGTCTTACCCTTCAGCCATGCCTCCGATGGCCATGCCTCCGATCCCTCCGTTCATTTTCCCGCCAAGCCCCACACCAGGTTCAGCACCAGCAAAGGGCATGCCTCCGATGTTACCAGTCATCGCCTTCCCTCCGATGTTCTTTCCGCCAAATCCCGCACCATCAGAGGGGATGCCTCCAGTCCCAGCCGTAGCCTTCCCTCCGATATACTTCCCGCCGGCCCCTGCACCAGCGGAGGGGCCGTCCGTCACCATCCCGGACGTGCCGGGGACCAGCGGCTACAACATAACGGAGTTCATCGTCATAGTTGGCTTCGGCACGCCGCCTCAGCCATCTGCTCTGCTGTTCGACACCGGCAGCGACCTGTCGTGGGTCCAGTGCCAGCCGTGCGCCGCCGGACACTGTTACCAACAACGCGACCCGCTTTTCGACCCGACCAAATCCTCCACCTACGAAGTC GAGACGCTGACGTTCTCCTCATCGCGTACCTTCTCCAGCTTCCCGTTCGGATGCGGCACCACCAACCTGGGCGACTTTGGCAGCGTCGACGGGCTGCTTGGCCTTGGCCGTGGCCAGCTTTCGCTGGCCTCGCAAACGGCGTCCTCCTACGACGGCACCTTCTCCTACTGCCTGCCGTCTCACAACATGTCGAGGCCCGGGTTCCTCAGCATCGGCGCCGCCCCGGACACCGGCAAGGTCCAGTACACGGCGATGATCAAGAAGCCGGAGTACCCGTCCTTCTACTTCGTGGAGCTCGCGTCCATCAACATCGGTGGCTACGTCCTGCCGGTGCCGCCATCCGTGTTCACCAGCAAGGGCACCCTGCTCGACTCCGGCACCACCCTCACGTACATCCCCTCGAAGGCCTACGCCTTGCTCCGCGACCGCTTCAAGTTCACCATGAAGGGGAATAAGCCGGCGCCGCCCTTCGAAGAACTCGACACCTGCTACGACTTCTCCGGCCAGAGCGCCATCGTCATACCGGGGGTGTCGTTTAACTTCAGCGACGGAGCCGTGTTCGACCTCGACTTCTACGGGATCATGATGTTCCCTGATGAGGTAGCGCAGCCGGCCTACGGGTGCCTCGCGTTCGCGGCGGGCGATGATGATTCCTTCTCCATCATCGGCAACACGCAGCAGCGTTCCGCCGAGGTGATCTACGACGTTGCAGCTGAGAAGATTGGTTTTGTTCCCTTCAGTTGCTGA